A region from the Campylobacter subantarcticus LMG 24377 genome encodes:
- the rfaE1 gene encoding D-glycero-beta-D-manno-heptose-7-phosphate kinase → MLDFLSSKKPKILVVGDFMVDHYIWCDCTRISPEAPVMVMKSQKEDKRLGGAGNVYANLKSLGAEVFALGLVGDDESGRFLKENLNAKLLVEKGRKTPLKSRILSHSQQVLRLDDENDFNTKLEDEIIKEYKKIAKDYDVIILSDYAKGVLTLKVTKALIEHANTLNLPILIDPKGSDFSKYQNATLLTPNKKEAIQALGVEKIDNLEEALKKLKDELNLAYSIITLSEEGIALFDKKIHIIPAKALEVYDVTGAGDSVIAMLAYALALKVDIVKACELANDAAAVVVAKVGSVSVSLEEIKNLKKASFEDKIKCKEELVKLIQNKKVVFTNGCFDIMHYGHIKYLEKAKKLGDILIVGLNSDESIKRLKGSSRPINLEFQRACMLASMYFVDYVVVFNEDTPYELIEFLKPDVLVKGADYKGKEVVGSNLVKKVELINFEDGFSTTNIVNRIANDK, encoded by the coding sequence ATGCTTGATTTTTTAAGCTCTAAAAAGCCAAAAATTTTAGTTGTTGGGGATTTTATGGTGGATCATTATATATGGTGTGATTGCACTAGAATTTCTCCAGAAGCTCCTGTAATGGTGATGAAATCACAAAAAGAAGATAAAAGACTAGGTGGGGCTGGTAATGTATATGCAAATTTAAAAAGTCTTGGTGCTGAGGTTTTTGCTTTAGGACTTGTGGGTGATGATGAGAGTGGAAGATTTTTAAAAGAGAATTTAAATGCAAAATTATTAGTAGAAAAGGGTAGAAAAACCCCTCTTAAGAGCAGGATTTTATCGCATTCTCAGCAAGTTTTAAGACTTGATGATGAGAATGATTTTAATACTAAATTAGAAGATGAAATTATCAAAGAATATAAAAAAATCGCAAAAGATTATGATGTGATTATTTTGAGTGATTATGCCAAAGGAGTTTTAACTTTAAAAGTAACAAAAGCTTTGATAGAGCATGCAAATACTTTAAATTTACCTATTTTGATTGATCCAAAAGGAAGTGATTTTAGTAAATATCAAAATGCAACCTTGCTAACTCCAAATAAAAAAGAAGCTATTCAAGCTTTGGGTGTAGAAAAAATTGACAACCTAGAAGAAGCTTTAAAAAAATTAAAGGATGAATTAAATTTAGCTTATTCTATTATAACTTTGTCTGAAGAAGGAATTGCACTTTTTGATAAAAAAATACATATTATTCCCGCAAAGGCTTTAGAGGTTTATGATGTAACAGGAGCCGGAGATAGTGTTATAGCTATGCTTGCTTATGCTTTGGCTTTAAAAGTTGATATTGTAAAAGCGTGCGAACTAGCAAATGATGCAGCAGCTGTTGTAGTGGCAAAAGTAGGAAGTGTGAGTGTAAGTTTAGAAGAGATTAAAAATCTAAAAAAAGCTTCTTTTGAAGATAAAATTAAATGCAAAGAAGAGCTTGTAAAATTAATACAAAATAAAAAAGTAGTTTTTACCAACGGATGTTTTGACATTATGCATTATGGTCATATAAAATATCTTGAAAAAGCTAAAAAATTAGGAGATATCTTAATTGTAGGTTTAAATTCAGATGAAAGCATAAAAAGATTAAAAGGAAGTTCAAGACCTATAAATTTAGAGTTTCAACGCGCATGTATGCTTGCAAGTATGTATTTTGTAGATTATGTAGTGGTTTTTAATGAAGATACTCCTTATGAATTGATAGAGTTTTTAAAACCTGATGTGTTAGTTAAAGGAGCTGATTATAAAGGCAAAGAAGTAGTGGGTTCAAATTTAGTAAAAAAAGTAGAATTAATTAACTTTGAAGATGGATTTAGCACTACTAATATAGTTAATAGGATTGCAAATGATAAATAA